In one Dunckerocampus dactyliophorus isolate RoL2022-P2 chromosome 9, RoL_Ddac_1.1, whole genome shotgun sequence genomic region, the following are encoded:
- the LOC129187641 gene encoding muscleblind-like protein 2a, which translates to MASLNLSSGRDTKWLTLEVCRQFQRGNCSRSDEECKFAHPPKSCQVENGRVIACFDSLKGRCSRENCKYLHPPSHLKTQLEINGRNNLIQQKTAAAVLAQQMQLMIPTAGLQSVGLGTNSGLGYGSYLTPLSHGMSLVPSDILPSSQVLVQGSSPVTVQSSPSSPSQKLQRTDKLEVCREFQRGTCARGETDCRFAHPSDSPMIDTIDNTVTVCMDYIKSRCTRDKCKYFHPPAHLQAKIKSSQHQTAMTAQATAAAVTLSTAKAMKRPLEATVDLGFPHSILQPLPKRPALEKSNWANSLLNPSLLHYQQALANTQLQQPTAAFYPAGSVLCMTPANSVDHSQVTTANRTQCHDAAVKEQQPVCTYGVHSARHLQQAC; encoded by the exons ATGGCGTCGCTGAACCTTTCATCAGGAAGAGACACAAAATGGCTAACCCTGGAAGTGTGTCGACAGTTTCAGCGAGGAAATTGTTCACGCAGCGATGAGGAGTGCAAATTTGCTCACCCGCCAAAGAGCTGCCAAGTGGAAAATGGGAGGGTCATCGCCTGCTTTGACTCACTAAAG GGCCGATGCTCTAGAGAAAATTGCAAGTACCTTCATCCGCCTTCGCACTTAAAGACCCAGTTAGAAATAAATGGGCGCAACAATCTCATCCAGCAGAAGACAGCAGCTGCAGTGCTTGCCCAGCAGATGCAGCTCATGATCCCTACAGCCGGTCTACAGTCTGTG GGTCTTGGCACAAACTCTGGTCTGGGCTACGGTTCATACTTAACACCCCTGAGCCACGGGATGAGCCTGGTTCCCTCAGACATCCTCCCTAGCAGCCAGGTTCTTGTTCAAGGGAGCTCGCCTGTCACAGTCCAGAGCTCGCCTTCTTCCCCCTCACAGAAGCTCCAGCGCACTGACAAACTGGAG GTGTGCCGTGAGTTCCAGCGGGGAACCTGCGCCCGAGGGGAAACTGACTGCCGCTTCGCCCACCCCAGCGACAGCCCCATGATTGACACCATCGACAACACCGTCACCGTTTGCATGGACTACATCAAGAGCCGCTGCACCCGGGACAAGTGCAAGTATTTTCACCCGCCCGCGCACTTGCAGGCCAAAATTAAGTCCAGTCAACATCAGACGGCCATGACTGCTCAGGCCACCGCTGCAGCCGTG ACTCTGTCGACTGCCAAAGCAATGAAGCGACCCCTCGAGGCAACTGTAGACCTG GGCTTCCCCCACAGCATCCTGCAACCTCTGCCAAAGAGACCAGCTCTGGAGAAGAGCAACTGGGCAAACTCGCTGCTCAACCCCAGTTTGTTGCACTATCAGCAGGCTCTGGCCAACACACAACTGCAGCAGCCCACGGCTGCATTCTACCCTGCAG GTTCTGTTTTATGTATGACTCCTGCAAACAGCGTCG ATCATTCTCAAGTAACCACCGCAAACAGAACTCAGTGCCACGATGCTGCGGTCAAAGAGCAGCAACCCGTGTGTACATACGGTGTTCACAGCGCACGTCACCTGCAACAAGCATGCTGA